The Verrucomicrobiia bacterium genomic interval CGGTGCTGTTTGTCAGGAGAAGGACGACGCTTTCGTACCCCGCTGCATATTCGGCATTCGGCTTGAGCAGCGATTTCAGCAACATATCCCGAGTCAGGCGCGACGCGACGCCCTCCAGCGAAGGTCCGTGGTCACCGCCTGGGCCGGTCACCTGATGGCATTTCGCGCAATTTGCCTCCGGTTTCTCAAAGAAGATCCTTTTTCCGTTCGCAGCGTTGCCGCCGCGCAACAGGGTTCCGTCCGATGCCGAGTTCGTCTGCATCGAACCCTCAAACAGGCGCCGCGTGCTTCGAATGCGCTCCACGGCTGCTGCCATCCAGATCACGGCAAGGATCACCGCTAGAACTGCCGCGGCGGCTGCGAACTTCGGCCAGCGAAGGACCAGCTTTTCACCATTGGAGGATTCATCCATTTCGATCATGATCATCGGGGATTTCGACCGAAGACAAATTATTTCGAGGGCCGAAAAATCCTCGCGCGCATTGCAGCTGCGCCTCATCTTTCAGGCCGTGCACGTGGCCAGCTTACGCCTTCGAGACTTTCGCAATTATGCAAAGTTGGACGTGAGCCTGTCGCCCGGGTTTCACCTGCTCCTGGGGAACAACGCGCAGGGCAAAACCAATATCCTGGAAGCCATTTATCTAATGGCGACTCTGCGCAGCTTCCGCGGGGTGGGCAGTTCGCAAATGGTGCGGCATGGGCAGAAGGGCTATTTTGCCGGATGCAAGGTGGTGGGCCAGGGTGAGCACGATATCAAAATGTACTGGTCCGCAGCAGAGCGCAGCCTCAGTGTCGACGGCCGGCCGGTTCGCAAAATTTCCGAGTATCTTGGCACGCTGCGGACTGTTGTGTTCTGCACGGAGGATCTCCAACTGGTGAAGGGACCGGGCCGGGCTCGGCGGCGTTTCCTCGACCTGCTGCTGTCGCAGACGCAGCCGGGCTATCTCCCGTTGCTGCAGCGCTACGCTCACGCGGTCCGATCGCGGAACGCCTTGCTGAAACGTGCGATTGTTGACGAGGCCGCGCTCGACAGCTTCACGCGCGAACTGATAGCCGCGGGCGACGAGATTATCCGGCTGCGGCGTGAACTGGTTCCAAGGTTTTCACCTGTGGCGCGGCTGGCTTATAGACGCATTTCGAACGACGCTGAGGAGCTGCGCATGGAGTACTTGCCGAGCATTAAAACCGATTTCGCAGTTGAACTCGCGAACTCCCGGCGCCGCGAACGCTCCACGCGCACCACGGTTGTCGGTCCGCATCGGGATGAGGTGCAGCTGTTGCTCAACGATCGTTCGGCGGCGCAATTCGGGAGCGAAGGACAGAAGCGCACATTGGTCATCGCCTTGAAAATGGCACAAGCCGAATACCTGACGGGGCGCCATGGGTCACCACCCGTCCTGTTGATTGACGATATCATGGGCGAGTTGGATGTGACGCGCCGCGCGGGTTTGATTCCACTGCTGGAGCGTTCGCAGCAGGCGCGAGGGCAGGTCTTCATGACGGCAACGGAGGAGAACTGGCCGAGCGAATTGAGCCGTGAGCTGAAGAAGTGGCGCGTCGTTTCGGGATCGATAATTCCCGACGCGTGAGGTATTTAAGAACACCACCTTGCGGGTTCTGTCCCATGGGCATCTTCGTAAATCACCTGTTCAGGTGATGGAAGCATCTGGCCGATGTTGTGTTATCTTTTTTACGTGAAAAACAGATGTAACAGAATGTCCAGGAGCCTGAACGCGTCATCTCGCGGCTTTACCTTGATTGAACTCCTTGTCGTCATCGCCATCATCGCGATCCTCGCCGCCATGCTGCTGCCGGCGCTTTCGAAGGCCAAGGAGAAAGCTATTCGAACACAGTGCCTCAACAATCTGAAGCAGTTCGGACTATCGACGATGATCTATGCGAATGATAATCGCGAACGGCTGCCGGTCATCAACGGCGCCTGGGCATGGGATCTTCCAAAAACTGCTGGCGAACACATGCTCAACAGCGGAATGGCCAAGAAAACCTTCTATTGTCCTGGCACAGCGGCTCGAGGTTTTAGCGATGCCGTGAATTTCGGGAATCCAGCGCCGCACAGCCAATGGAACTTCAACCCGAACTACCACGTGGTCGGTTACGTTATGGCGTTTACCGGACCCAACGGGAATGAGGAGCAAT includes:
- a CDS encoding c-type cytochrome is translated as MIMIEMDESSNGEKLVLRWPKFAAAAAVLAVILAVIWMAAAVERIRSTRRLFEGSMQTNSASDGTLLRGGNAANGKRIFFEKPEANCAKCHQVTGPGGDHGPSLEGVASRLTRDMLLKSLLKPNAEYAAGYESVVLLLTNSTGVAGFLKEETDSSLTVLTPEDGKLVIPKAAVQLRQRGLSPMPERLDTVLSGQDLRDLVEYLATLK
- a CDS encoding DNA replication/repair protein RecF — its product is MASLRLRDFRNYAKLDVSLSPGFHLLLGNNAQGKTNILEAIYLMATLRSFRGVGSSQMVRHGQKGYFAGCKVVGQGEHDIKMYWSAAERSLSVDGRPVRKISEYLGTLRTVVFCTEDLQLVKGPGRARRRFLDLLLSQTQPGYLPLLQRYAHAVRSRNALLKRAIVDEAALDSFTRELIAAGDEIIRLRRELVPRFSPVARLAYRRISNDAEELRMEYLPSIKTDFAVELANSRRRERSTRTTVVGPHRDEVQLLLNDRSAAQFGSEGQKRTLVIALKMAQAEYLTGRHGSPPVLLIDDIMGELDVTRRAGLIPLLERSQQARGQVFMTATEENWPSELSRELKKWRVVSGSIIPDA
- a CDS encoding prepilin-type N-terminal cleavage/methylation domain-containing protein: MSRSLNASSRGFTLIELLVVIAIIAILAAMLLPALSKAKEKAIRTQCLNNLKQFGLSTMIYANDNRERLPVINGAWAWDLPKTAGEHMLNSGMAKKTFYCPGTAARGFSDAVNFGNPAPHSQWNFNPNYHVVGYVMAFTGPNGNEEQLQLIMTNQNKVITDEAPRITKNGSSKLPVPPISDRPLLADATISESVNGNPRNAGSFIRVEGDFTERPGVKKPHASPHTRGNFPIGGNITFKDGHVEWRKFESMFQRATGARGFWW